The following are from one region of the Arcobacter defluvii genome:
- a CDS encoding MerR family transcriptional regulator — protein MKIIENKNYYKMSELVDLTALSNHTISFYDKKGLLPNTLSTSKNMKYYPEITITVLNLIKYFKDNLNFSIDYIKELFDYYKINFDDRSDLILQSIQMLSNEIKNPVLKKDLINQNIEEAIKLDLLDDKEVYFKTEIEVLNTFNELRKYDISTELISEYVNTSKKLALLEKELTSKVLEKNGYLPEVLVLDILNSFKPYIFNRHTIIEFKKAR, from the coding sequence ATGAAAATAATAGAGAATAAAAACTATTATAAAATGTCAGAATTGGTTGATTTAACAGCTTTAAGTAATCATACGATTTCATTTTATGATAAAAAAGGTTTATTACCAAACACTTTAAGTACATCAAAAAATATGAAATATTATCCTGAAATCACAATAACAGTTTTAAATCTAATTAAATACTTCAAAGATAACCTAAATTTTTCAATTGATTACATAAAAGAACTTTTTGATTATTACAAAATAAATTTTGATGACAGATCAGATTTAATTTTACAATCAATTCAAATGTTAAGTAATGAGATTAAAAACCCAGTTTTAAAAAAAGATTTAATAAATCAAAATATAGAAGAAGCTATAAAACTTGATTTATTAGATGATAAAGAAGTATATTTTAAAACAGAAATAGAAGTTTTAAACACTTTCAATGAGTTAAGAAAATATGACATCTCAACGGAACTTATAAGTGAATATGTAAATACAAGTAAAAAACTTGCATTACTTGAAAAAGAGTTAACAAGTAAAGTTTTAGAAAAAAATGGATATTTACCTGAGGTTTTAGTTCTTGATATACTTAATTCATTTAAACCTTATATTTTCAATCGACATACTATTATTGAATTTAAAAAGGCTAGATAA
- a CDS encoding phosphatidate cytidylyltransferase encodes MFDIAQNSLYAMAFTIVVLVISTLIYQYKKVKNPNKDFNELGLRIKSWWWMIAIVFLALSISLKSALIFFAFLSFLALKEFLSIVSVRYVDRRAIFWAYLSIPLQYYWISIGWYGMFIIFIPVYLFLFIPIRLVLIGETNGFIKSASIIQWATMLTVFSISHIAYLMALPVHNSLAGNIGPVLFLLIMTQFNDVSQYVFGKLFGKHKIIPKVSPNKTWEGFLGGVFSVTLISGIIAPYLTPLDMYYGFIAGFIISCIGFFGDVVISSVKRDIGIKDTGTFIPGHGGILDRIDSLMYTAPAFFHFLYYVSY; translated from the coding sequence ATGTTTGATATTGCACAAAATTCATTGTATGCAATGGCTTTTACCATTGTTGTTTTAGTTATATCAACTTTGATATATCAATACAAAAAAGTTAAAAATCCAAATAAGGATTTTAATGAATTAGGATTAAGAATAAAATCTTGGTGGTGGATGATTGCTATTGTTTTTTTAGCATTAAGTATTAGTCTAAAATCTGCTTTAATATTTTTTGCTTTTTTATCATTTCTAGCTCTAAAAGAGTTTTTATCAATTGTTTCTGTTAGATATGTAGATAGAAGAGCAATCTTCTGGGCTTATTTATCTATTCCTTTGCAATATTATTGGATTAGTATTGGTTGGTATGGAATGTTTATAATTTTCATTCCTGTTTATCTGTTTTTATTTATACCTATAAGATTGGTTTTAATTGGAGAAACAAATGGTTTTATAAAATCAGCAAGTATAATCCAATGGGCAACAATGTTAACAGTTTTTAGTATAAGTCATATAGCTTATCTTATGGCATTGCCAGTTCATAATAGTTTAGCTGGAAATATCGGTCCAGTTTTATTTTTATTGATAATGACACAGTTTAATGATGTATCACAATATGTTTTTGGAAAATTATTTGGAAAACATAAGATTATTCCAAAAGTTAGTCCAAATAAAACATGGGAAGGATTTTTAGGAGGAGTTTTTAGTGTTACATTAATTTCTGGAATAATTGCACCTTATTTAACACCTTTAGATATGTATTATGGATTTATTGCAGGATTTATTATCTCTTGTATCGGATTTTTTGGAGATGTTGTAATCTCAAGTGTAAAAAGAGATATCGGAATAAAAGATACAGGTACATTTATCCCTGGTCATGGTGGGATTTTAGATAGAATTGATAGTTTAATGTATACAGCACCAGCATTTTTCCATTTTTTATATTATGTGAGTTATTAA
- a CDS encoding lysophospholipid acyltransferase family protein codes for MKRVIKILFFAFIVKPIVFVILGLNIRGRENLPLKGGAVIAPNHNSHLDTLVIMSLYPLSMIDKIRPVAAADYFMRNKFISWISTYCIGIIPLDRTGASSQEELFKKPHEALDNGDILILFPEGSRGKPEQMTRLKKGLYYLLKDKKDIPITPIAMQGLGNSLPKGEALFVPFNCQVFIGEQISIPENSQILNENLKEFFETNLNQFN; via the coding sequence ATGAAAAGAGTTATTAAAATTTTATTTTTTGCTTTTATAGTAAAACCTATTGTATTTGTTATTTTAGGATTAAATATTAGAGGAAGAGAAAATCTACCTTTAAAGGGTGGAGCTGTTATTGCTCCTAATCATAATAGTCATTTAGATACTTTAGTAATTATGAGTCTATATCCTTTGTCTATGATAGATAAAATTCGTCCAGTTGCAGCAGCAGATTATTTTATGAGAAATAAATTTATATCTTGGATTTCAACTTATTGTATAGGAATAATTCCTTTAGATAGAACGGGTGCGAGTTCCCAAGAAGAGTTATTTAAAAAGCCACATGAAGCTTTAGATAATGGAGATATTTTAATATTATTTCCAGAAGGAAGTAGGGGAAAACCAGAACAAATGACAAGATTAAAAAAAGGGTTATATTATTTATTAAAAGATAAAAAAGATATACCTATTACTCCTATAGCAATGCAAGGTTTAGGTAATTCTTTACCAAAAGGAGAAGCTTTATTTGTTCCTTTTAATTGTCAAGTATTTATAGGTGAGCAAATCAGTATTCCAGAAAATTCTCAAATATTAAATGAAAATTTAAAAGAATTTTTTGAAACAAATTTAAATCAATTTAATTAA
- a CDS encoding CDP-alcohol phosphatidyltransferase family protein, producing MENNNRRPLKVRGSVWSQKFASYLSKKDITPNQISIGSIVASFIASIFILSISNDNFFTIWISPILAALFIQMRLLCNLFDGMVALEGGKSTKSGELFNDIPDRVSDSLLFIALGYSIANISFGIELGYLAALFAALTAYVRVLGASMQAGSCFKGPMAKQHRMAILTTALILTPFEFSYLNSDYILTVTLFIITIGSFLTIINRTKTIYNTLEGK from the coding sequence ATGGAAAATAATAACAGAAGACCACTAAAAGTTAGAGGAAGTGTTTGGAGTCAAAAGTTCGCAAGTTATTTAAGCAAAAAGGATATTACTCCAAATCAAATATCAATAGGTAGTATTGTAGCTTCTTTTATAGCTTCAATTTTTATATTGTCAATTTCAAATGATAATTTTTTTACTATTTGGATTTCACCAATATTAGCTGCATTATTTATACAAATGAGGTTATTATGTAATTTATTTGATGGAATGGTTGCACTTGAAGGTGGTAAGAGTACAAAATCAGGGGAGTTATTTAATGATATTCCAGATAGAGTTTCTGATAGTTTACTTTTTATAGCTTTAGGATATTCAATAGCAAATATTTCTTTTGGAATAGAACTTGGATATTTAGCAGCACTTTTTGCAGCTTTAACAGCTTATGTAAGAGTTTTAGGAGCAAGTATGCAAGCTGGAAGTTGCTTTAAAGGACCAATGGCAAAACAACATAGAATGGCTATTTTGACAACAGCTTTAATATTAACTCCATTTGAATTTTCATATTTAAATTCAGATTATATTTTAACTGTTACTTTATTTATCATAACAATTGGTTCATTTTTAACAATAATCAATAGAACAAAAACTATTTACAACACTTTAGAAGGAAAATAA
- a CDS encoding SulP family inorganic anion transporter: MYQTMKKEWFSNIRADFLSGLVVALALIPEAIAFSIIAGVDPKVGLYASFSMAVVIAFVGGRPAMISAATGAMALVMVTLVKEHGLQYLLAATLLTGVIQIFLSYIGIHKLMSFVARAVVVGFVNALAILIFMAQLPELTNVTWHVYALTAVGLGIIYLFPYVPKIGKLLPSPLVTIVVLTIFVYFVGWDVRNVGDMGELPNTLPIFLFPEIPLNFETLQIIFPYSFALAIVGLLESFMTATIIDDLTDTKSNKQTEARGQGIANIATGCIGGMAGCAMIGQSIINFKSGGRGRLSTFIAGFLLLIMVVFLSDIISIIPMAALVAVMIMVSISTFNWASVKKLKTLPISTNLVMLSTVFVTVYTHNLAMGVITGVLLASLFFANKISHFMYNETFYNENKTIKTYKFVGQVFFNSADKFYEMIDFKEDIKKVIIDVSKAHFWDISAVYALDKSVIKLRKEGKEVEVIGQNEASKTIIDRFGIHDKPEEIEKVMGGH; this comes from the coding sequence ATGTACCAAACCATGAAAAAAGAGTGGTTTTCAAATATTAGAGCTGATTTTTTATCAGGTCTTGTAGTTGCACTTGCACTTATCCCTGAAGCAATTGCTTTTTCTATTATTGCAGGAGTTGACCCAAAAGTTGGACTTTATGCTTCATTTTCTATGGCAGTTGTTATTGCATTTGTGGGAGGACGACCTGCGATGATTAGTGCAGCTACTGGTGCTATGGCTCTTGTGATGGTGACATTAGTAAAAGAACATGGATTACAATATCTTCTAGCTGCTACACTTTTAACTGGTGTAATTCAAATATTTTTATCATATATTGGTATTCATAAACTTATGAGTTTTGTTGCACGTGCTGTTGTTGTTGGATTTGTAAATGCGCTAGCAATCTTAATTTTTATGGCTCAATTACCTGAACTAACTAATGTAACATGGCATGTTTATGCTTTAACTGCTGTTGGTCTTGGTATTATTTATCTATTTCCTTATGTTCCAAAAATTGGAAAACTTTTACCCTCTCCTCTTGTAACAATTGTAGTTCTTACTATATTTGTATATTTTGTTGGTTGGGATGTGAGAAATGTTGGAGATATGGGTGAATTACCAAACACTTTACCAATATTTTTATTTCCAGAAATTCCTCTAAATTTTGAAACTTTACAAATCATTTTCCCATACTCTTTTGCTTTAGCAATCGTTGGACTTTTAGAGTCATTTATGACGGCAACCATTATTGATGATTTAACAGATACTAAAAGTAATAAACAAACAGAAGCCAGAGGTCAAGGAATCGCAAATATAGCAACAGGTTGTATTGGTGGAATGGCAGGTTGTGCTATGATTGGACAATCTATTATCAACTTCAAATCAGGAGGTCGAGGAAGATTATCTACTTTTATTGCCGGTTTTTTACTTTTGATAATGGTTGTATTTTTAAGTGATATAATTTCTATTATTCCTATGGCTGCATTAGTTGCTGTTATGATAATGGTATCTATTAGTACATTTAATTGGGCTTCAGTAAAAAAGTTAAAAACACTTCCAATTTCAACAAATCTTGTAATGTTATCAACAGTTTTTGTTACAGTTTATACACACAATCTTGCTATGGGAGTAATCACAGGAGTTTTACTTGCTTCTTTATTTTTTGCAAATAAGATTTCACACTTTATGTACAATGAAACTTTTTATAATGAAAATAAAACAATAAAAACTTATAAATTTGTAGGGCAGGTATTTTTTAATAGTGCTGATAAGTTTTATGAAATGATTGATTTCAAAGAAGATATTAAAAAAGTTATCATTGATGTTTCAAAAGCTCACTTTTGGGATATTTCAGCTGTTTATGCTTTAGACAAATCAGTAATTAAACTGCGAAAAGAAGGTAAAGAAGTTGAAGTTATAGGACAAAATGAAGCAAGTAAAACTATCATTGATAGATTTGGAATTCATGATAAACCAGAAGAGATAGAAAAAGTTATGGGTGGTCATTAA